Proteins found in one Labrenzia sp. VG12 genomic segment:
- the rpmA gene encoding 50S ribosomal protein L27: MAHKKAGGSSRNGRDSAGRRLGIKKYGGEAVIPGNIIARQRGTTWHPGTGVGMGKDHTIFATVEGKVEFQAKANKRTYINVLPVAEAAE; this comes from the coding sequence ATGGCACATAAAAAGGCAGGCGGTTCATCCCGCAACGGCCGCGACTCAGCTGGCCGCCGTCTCGGCATCAAGAAATATGGCGGGGAAGCAGTGATTCCCGGCAACATCATCGCGCGTCAGCGCGGCACCACCTGGCACCCGGGCACCGGCGTTGGTATGGGCAAGGACCATACCATCTTCGCGACCGTGGAAGGCAAGGTAGAGTTCCAGGCGAAAGCCAACAAGCGAACCTACATTAACGTGCTCCCGGTAGCGGAAGCAGCGGAGTAA
- a CDS encoding GNAT family N-acetyltransferase: protein MVVESDGLLDESSLVAAPLPQDAVRVRLDQPRADDLADLVFLANNKTVAANLATMPHPFSLEDGRALIAKAHQAKPQSATFAIRLKSTGRLIGVARYANVEPGGPIHVGYWLGEPFWGQGFATEAVHALVDHAFTYHDIEELQGSCRVTNPASRRVLVKSGFQFRDQAMIRSVGAGGSVPIERYTLERAVWKSLKGWGQGR from the coding sequence ATGGTTGTTGAAAGTGATGGTCTGTTAGACGAGAGCAGTTTGGTCGCGGCCCCGTTGCCGCAGGACGCGGTTCGTGTGCGGCTCGACCAGCCGCGGGCGGACGATCTGGCCGATCTGGTGTTTTTGGCCAACAACAAGACCGTGGCGGCGAATCTCGCCACCATGCCCCACCCGTTCTCGCTGGAAGATGGCCGGGCGCTGATTGCCAAGGCGCATCAGGCGAAACCCCAATCCGCGACTTTTGCCATCCGGCTGAAGAGCACCGGCCGGCTGATCGGCGTGGCCCGCTATGCCAATGTCGAACCGGGCGGTCCGATCCATGTCGGCTACTGGCTGGGCGAACCCTTCTGGGGTCAGGGCTTTGCAACCGAAGCGGTGCATGCGCTGGTCGACCACGCCTTTACCTATCACGACATTGAAGAACTGCAGGGCTCCTGCCGCGTCACCAATCCGGCTTCGCGCAGGGTTCTGGTGAAATCAGGGTTCCAGTTCCGGGACCAGGCCATGATCCGCTCCGTTGGGGCGGGTGGCTCGGTGCCGATCGAACGTTACACGCTGGAACGCGCTGTCTGGAAGTCGTTGAAAGGATGGGGGCAAGGACGATGA
- a CDS encoding GNAT family N-acetyltransferase: MSMLPELKTRRLVLRPIAMSDAEAMVALAGKDFEVARWLTSFTWPYEDGSAEDFLKTVVGKDPFETEALFAITLGGVFIGVVAIEPPGDLEDLADLPTLGYWLGRAFQGHGYASEAVEAALAWAFEAFHTEAIAARAFEENFRSRGLLRKLGFKPYSMTERFSKALDRRVSNVVVRLSRADFEAGRKAA, translated from the coding sequence ATGAGCATGTTGCCGGAACTGAAAACCCGACGTCTGGTTCTGCGGCCGATCGCCATGAGCGACGCCGAGGCCATGGTGGCGCTTGCGGGCAAGGATTTTGAAGTTGCCCGCTGGCTGACGTCCTTTACCTGGCCCTATGAGGACGGATCGGCGGAAGATTTCCTGAAGACGGTGGTCGGCAAGGACCCGTTCGAGACCGAGGCCCTGTTCGCGATCACGCTGGGCGGCGTGTTCATTGGCGTCGTTGCCATCGAGCCGCCGGGCGACCTGGAAGATCTCGCCGACCTGCCGACGCTTGGCTATTGGCTTGGCCGCGCCTTTCAGGGACACGGCTATGCCAGTGAGGCCGTGGAGGCTGCCCTGGCCTGGGCCTTCGAGGCGTTTCACACCGAGGCTATCGCGGCGCGCGCCTTTGAGGAAAACTTCCGCTCGCGGGGCCTTCTGCGCAAGCTGGGTTTCAAGCCCTATTCCATGACCGAGCGCTTTTCCAAGGCACTGGACCGGCGGGTGTCGAACGTTGTCGTACGCTTGTCTCGGGCCGATTTCGAAGCCGGGCGGAAAGCGGCATGA
- a CDS encoding GNAT family N-acetyltransferase, whose amino-acid sequence MSLPVLKTERLTLRPLTLEDADRVRALVGDYDVSKMLSVVPHPYSREDAVWWINQTAAFDDDGERAFAIDDGSGLIGAVSVGRAGPEPDFGYWLGKPYWGRGLMSEAAHAVLTWHFGESPETTVTSGALNENPASLNVLRKLGFDDPHAILLSIRARGEDLPATKFRLTLDAFQAEEPVLS is encoded by the coding sequence ATGAGCCTTCCTGTGCTCAAGACCGAGCGGCTGACGCTCCGTCCGCTCACGCTAGAGGATGCGGACCGGGTGCGGGCGCTGGTGGGCGACTATGACGTCTCAAAGATGCTCTCCGTCGTGCCGCATCCTTACAGCCGGGAAGATGCGGTCTGGTGGATCAACCAGACCGCCGCCTTTGACGATGACGGAGAACGTGCCTTCGCGATCGACGATGGCAGCGGCCTGATTGGCGCGGTTTCGGTGGGGCGGGCAGGTCCGGAGCCGGATTTCGGTTATTGGCTCGGCAAGCCCTACTGGGGCAGGGGTCTGATGAGCGAGGCGGCGCACGCGGTGCTGACCTGGCATTTCGGCGAAAGCCCTGAAACGACGGTCACGAGCGGCGCCCTCAACGAAAACCCGGCCTCGCTCAACGTCTTGCGCAAACTCGGGTTTGACGATCCTCACGCAATTCTCTTGTCGATCCGGGCTCGGGGGGAGGATTTGCCGGCGACGAAATTCCGGTTGACCCTTGATGCCTTCCAGGCAGAGGAACCTGTCTTGTCATGA
- a CDS encoding GNAT family N-acetyltransferase has product MSTIHLKTDRLQLRAPCPEDLQSCAELLGDYEVAKMLSRVPYPYDLDAGKAYLSRSVERWRDIETADELGLHIDHNGRMIGGMGFKKLQETPEIGYWLGRPYWGKGFMSEAVEAAVTWLFQNTGHERLAGEAMTENSGSLKVLEKLGFRLVGEVGCKSVSRGTTIPALRMEVTRTEFLNGH; this is encoded by the coding sequence ATGAGTACGATCCATCTGAAAACGGACCGCTTGCAATTGCGTGCACCCTGCCCGGAGGATCTTCAAAGCTGCGCGGAGCTGCTTGGTGACTACGAAGTGGCCAAGATGCTCTCGCGCGTTCCCTATCCATATGATCTGGACGCCGGCAAAGCCTATCTCAGCCGCTCCGTCGAGCGTTGGCGGGATATTGAAACCGCTGATGAACTCGGGCTTCACATTGATCATAATGGCCGAATGATCGGCGGCATGGGCTTCAAAAAGTTGCAGGAAACCCCCGAGATCGGCTATTGGCTGGGGCGCCCCTATTGGGGCAAGGGGTTTATGAGCGAAGCGGTCGAGGCCGCCGTGACCTGGCTGTTCCAGAACACCGGGCACGAGCGACTGGCCGGCGAGGCCATGACAGAGAATTCCGGTTCTCTGAAAGTGCTCGAAAAACTCGGCTTCCGGCTGGTGGGCGAGGTCGGTTGCAAAAGCGTTTCGCGCGGGACCACAATCCCCGCCCTTCGCATGGAAGTTACACGAACCGAATTTCTGAACGGCCACTGA
- the obgE gene encoding GTPase ObgE produces MKFLDQAKIYVRSGNGGAGCVSFRREKYIEYGGPDGGDGGKGGDVIVECVDGLNTLIDYRYKQHFKAATGIHGMGRNRTGAHGDDVVLQVPVGTQIFEEDNETLIADLTELGQKVLLLKGGNGGFGNAHFKSSVNQAPRRANPGLEGEEKWIWLRLKLIADAGLVGLPNAGKSTFLATVSAAKPKIADYPFTTLHPNLGIVQIDGNSFAMADIPGLIEGAHEGTGLGDRFLGHVERTRVLLHLVDGSGEEDPGEAYRVVRGELEAYGAGLTEKPEIVALSKCDALNEELIAEQAASLEAACGQKPLILSSASGLNVDRALRMIVRAIDKDKEDAANQVPAPEQEGWHP; encoded by the coding sequence ATGAAATTCCTCGATCAGGCCAAGATCTATGTGCGCTCCGGCAATGGCGGCGCGGGCTGCGTGTCGTTCCGGCGCGAAAAATACATCGAATATGGCGGTCCGGATGGCGGCGACGGCGGCAAGGGCGGCGACGTCATCGTCGAATGCGTCGACGGCCTCAACACGTTGATCGACTATCGCTACAAGCAGCACTTCAAGGCGGCCACCGGCATTCACGGCATGGGCCGTAACCGCACCGGGGCCCATGGCGATGATGTCGTCCTTCAGGTGCCGGTCGGCACGCAGATCTTCGAGGAAGACAACGAGACCCTGATTGCCGATCTGACCGAGCTGGGCCAGAAGGTTCTGCTTTTGAAGGGCGGCAATGGCGGCTTCGGCAACGCGCATTTCAAATCCTCGGTCAATCAGGCGCCGCGCCGGGCCAACCCGGGCCTGGAAGGCGAGGAAAAATGGATCTGGCTGCGCCTGAAGCTGATCGCCGATGCCGGTCTTGTTGGTCTGCCCAATGCCGGTAAATCAACCTTCCTGGCAACGGTCTCCGCCGCCAAGCCGAAAATCGCGGACTATCCCTTCACGACGCTCCACCCCAATCTCGGCATCGTCCAGATCGACGGCAACAGCTTTGCCATGGCCGATATTCCGGGTCTGATCGAGGGCGCACACGAGGGCACCGGTCTTGGCGACCGGTTCCTGGGCCATGTGGAACGCACACGCGTGCTGCTGCATCTGGTCGACGGGTCCGGCGAGGAAGATCCTGGCGAAGCTTATCGTGTGGTTCGCGGTGAACTCGAAGCTTATGGCGCGGGCCTGACGGAGAAGCCCGAAATCGTGGCGCTGTCGAAATGCGATGCGCTCAACGAGGAACTGATTGCCGAACAGGCCGCGAGCCTGGAGGCTGCCTGCGGCCAGAAACCGCTGATCCTGTCCTCGGCCAGCGGGCTGAATGTCGACCGGGCGCTGCGCATGATCGTGCGGGCCATCGACAAGGACAAGGAAGACGCTGCCAACCAGGTGCCTGCTCCCGAGCAGGAGGGCTGGCACCCGTAA